A genomic window from Paenibacillus sp. FSL K6-0276 includes:
- a CDS encoding Cof-type HAD-IIB family hydrolase, which translates to MLIALDMDGTLLNEKGNISPKNREAIINAQNLGHIVIIATGRSFMDAERQLRLADLECPVVSLNGAVVTLSDRTLAASKPLNKADIIPALRWMNEIPDLYYEVYTEDNVYVELNKRVKLEKLSALSEEEVPEEVSWLLKAMIDQQFQQAAVTYVESMEEIWSKEENVIYKTLAFSLNRELLKEASTRFAAIPGLIITASHVNNIEINHEDANKGSGVAMLAAHYGIPLTDVAVMGDSYNDQPMFEMAGYRIAMSNAAPILKEMAEFVTVTNDEDGVAAGLEHLLNLNRKSPLS; encoded by the coding sequence ATGCTGATTGCTTTAGATATGGATGGAACATTGCTGAACGAAAAAGGGAACATCAGTCCAAAGAACCGAGAGGCGATTATAAACGCTCAGAATTTAGGTCACATTGTAATTATTGCTACGGGACGCTCTTTTATGGATGCGGAACGACAGTTGCGGCTGGCGGATCTGGAATGCCCTGTAGTCAGTCTGAATGGCGCAGTAGTTACACTGTCTGACCGCACGCTCGCGGCAAGTAAACCGCTGAATAAGGCGGACATCATTCCTGCGTTACGCTGGATGAACGAAATTCCGGATTTGTATTACGAGGTATACACAGAGGACAACGTATATGTAGAACTGAACAAACGGGTAAAATTAGAAAAATTATCTGCACTGAGCGAAGAAGAAGTACCCGAGGAAGTCAGCTGGCTGCTAAAAGCAATGATCGATCAGCAGTTTCAACAAGCGGCTGTAACTTACGTCGAGAGTATGGAAGAGATCTGGAGCAAAGAGGAGAATGTCATTTATAAAACGTTAGCCTTTTCTCTAAACCGGGAACTGCTCAAAGAAGCCTCCACCCGTTTCGCCGCGATCCCTGGCCTCATTATTACAGCCTCCCATGTCAATAATATCGAAATTAACCACGAGGATGCCAACAAAGGCTCCGGTGTTGCTATGCTAGCCGCTCACTATGGCATCCCGCTAACTGATGTAGCCGTAATGGGTGACAGCTATAATGATCAACCGATGTTCGAGATGGCTGGCTACCGAATTGCCATGTCTAATGCAGCACCGATTCTAAAAGAAATGGCTGAATTTGTTACCGTCACTAATGATGAAGATGGGGTTGCAGCAGGACTTGAGCATCTTTTGAATTTGAACAGGAAATCTCCTCTGTCATAG
- a CDS encoding glycosyltransferase family 4 protein: MHICIIAPEQFPVPGDGSVEICIWAIAKRLAERHKVTIVSRRAPGLPEASILEQVRIIRLPASTSVHYRTSVLDYIQKESFDMIQIDNRPHLMSAVKKRLPHIPVFLFLHSLTFTPGTVKIARDLSRADLIIANSHSLQRRLARRFPQLNKEIRIVLLGADLDRFTPVLTQEKYHLRRLYRLPKVFTVLFVGRVIPRKGVPVLIRAMYHLNKHLPAHLVIAGKGKPSYLRQLKLLARRLGVHVTFLGNVAHEDIHTLYQAADCFVCPSQNHESFGLVNVEAMASGIPVIASCNGGIREIIVSGHNGYLVERYREALPFARDLLRLGRNPELVETIGKQGRADALEVFNWQRTATDLERLYQAALIQR, from the coding sequence ATGCATATTTGTATCATTGCACCGGAGCAGTTCCCGGTTCCGGGAGACGGTTCAGTAGAAATCTGCATTTGGGCCATTGCCAAAAGGCTGGCTGAGAGACATAAGGTTACCATTGTGAGCCGGAGAGCACCGGGACTGCCCGAGGCTTCAATATTGGAGCAGGTCAGAATCATTCGATTGCCCGCAAGTACTTCCGTCCATTATCGTACTTCGGTATTAGACTACATTCAAAAAGAGTCATTTGATATGATTCAGATCGATAATCGCCCCCATCTTATGTCTGCTGTAAAGAAACGGCTCCCTCATATTCCAGTATTTCTATTTCTGCACTCTCTTACATTCACACCGGGGACAGTTAAGATTGCTAGGGACTTGTCTAGAGCAGATCTGATCATTGCGAACAGCCACTCTCTACAGCGAAGACTAGCCCGGCGCTTCCCTCAATTGAACAAAGAGATCCGTATTGTCCTTCTCGGAGCGGATCTTGATCGATTCACTCCAGTACTAACACAGGAAAAATACCATCTTCGCAGACTTTATAGACTCCCGAAGGTCTTTACCGTCTTGTTCGTCGGTCGAGTCATTCCCCGCAAAGGGGTGCCTGTATTGATACGTGCTATGTACCATTTAAATAAACATCTCCCCGCTCATCTTGTAATCGCAGGCAAAGGGAAACCGTCGTATTTGCGACAGTTGAAGCTGCTTGCACGGCGATTAGGAGTGCACGTCACCTTCCTAGGAAATGTTGCTCATGAAGATATTCATACCCTTTATCAAGCAGCGGACTGCTTTGTATGCCCTTCTCAGAATCATGAATCCTTTGGTCTTGTTAATGTAGAGGCCATGGCGTCCGGAATACCGGTTATCGCTTCTTGCAATGGGGGTATCCGGGAGATTATTGTCTCCGGACATAACGGATATTTGGTAGAACGATATCGCGAGGCCTTGCCTTTTGCAAGGGATTTGCTGCGACTAGGCCGCAATCCAGAGTTAGTAGAAACCATTGGGAAACAAGGAAGAGCGGATGCGCTTGAAGTCTTCAATTGGCAGCGTACAGCAACCGATTTGGAGCGGCTTTATCAAGCTGCCTTAATACAAAGGTAG
- a CDS encoding amylo-alpha-1,6-glucosidase gives MNSNQVHTSILDEMKTFVSQEANRGISFTNKEAAFYFTQSHHTDHVEHAFFEGFNIAKNRIFGGYTLFVGEQKLDNRQSEVWAYPYKMVRKHAELTEELWLLDYHNLLEISLANAKEAIGITLSGENVSYINQQDHVAYFSPIEGDWVIAVSAINLSPLHMDNEILIADANAGGYYIAAGKTTEEAVRLILNARQDIGTLKDERVKRLEDFLHHNAHLTSSDDTLTLAMNWLNITMDQLVTRQQGDGIYAGLPWFNEYWGRDQFIALPGAVLVTGQFETARNILLSFAEFQNTDEDSKYFGRIPNILSPGKVDYHTTDGTPRFIIQLQDYVKYSGDTAIIRELYHNVQYSIEGSIKYWVDDKGYLKHADNETWMDARDGNLESYSPRDTRANDIQALWYNQLLAGVYFAEYMDDKVNADKWKGIAETLKHHFEVDFFDQAHPYLADRLDAEDKPEFSLRPNQLFAFEMFDDNDFKARAIRTAWEELVYPWGVASLDRHHPLFRPFHLTSHYPKDEAYHNGAVWIWLNGIAMQRMIEAGQEETAYQLFKNMNWQALNLGVVGGLSENMDAYPLEGESWAKLTGAYLQAWSNAEQLRVWYQYFLGIRPDLINNTLTIAPRIPQELESLAYDVNIGNGRIKATYNRGLETTYSYTFKNVGLEVMIDVSPFETVSLEVKPNMELVVRQDDHILAVTLYDENRQILKEIQSGLCESRVIQNKRNNELLKDVEFAKPLSLDNHPCIKL, from the coding sequence ATGAATAGTAATCAAGTTCATACATCAATTCTGGATGAAATGAAGACATTTGTCTCTCAAGAAGCCAATCGGGGTATTTCATTTACGAATAAAGAGGCAGCATTTTATTTTACGCAATCGCATCACACGGATCATGTGGAACATGCATTTTTTGAGGGATTTAATATCGCTAAGAATAGAATTTTCGGTGGGTACACTTTATTCGTAGGTGAGCAGAAGCTAGACAATCGGCAATCTGAAGTCTGGGCCTATCCTTATAAAATGGTGCGTAAGCATGCGGAACTGACTGAAGAGCTTTGGTTGTTGGATTATCATAATCTATTAGAAATTAGTCTCGCTAATGCGAAGGAAGCCATAGGCATTACTTTAAGCGGAGAGAATGTTAGCTATATAAACCAACAAGATCATGTCGCCTACTTTAGCCCTATCGAGGGAGATTGGGTGATTGCAGTTAGTGCTATCAACCTTTCACCTTTGCACATGGATAATGAAATTCTAATTGCCGATGCAAACGCTGGAGGATATTATATCGCTGCAGGTAAGACAACCGAAGAAGCAGTAAGGTTAATCCTTAATGCTAGGCAAGATATAGGCACTTTGAAAGATGAACGTGTTAAGCGGCTAGAAGACTTCTTACACCACAATGCCCATCTAACCAGCAGTGATGATACGCTTACTTTAGCTATGAATTGGTTGAATATCACTATGGATCAGTTGGTTACTAGACAGCAGGGTGATGGTATCTATGCAGGATTGCCATGGTTTAACGAATATTGGGGACGGGATCAATTTATAGCTCTTCCGGGAGCCGTGCTAGTTACAGGGCAATTCGAAACGGCTAGAAATATCTTGCTGTCATTCGCAGAATTTCAGAATACGGACGAAGATTCTAAATACTTTGGTAGAATTCCAAATATCTTGTCTCCTGGAAAGGTGGATTACCATACTACGGATGGTACGCCGCGATTCATTATCCAGTTGCAGGATTACGTTAAATATTCGGGAGATACAGCGATCATTAGAGAGCTTTATCACAATGTACAATATAGTATTGAAGGTTCCATAAAATATTGGGTAGATGATAAAGGGTACTTGAAGCACGCAGATAATGAAACTTGGATGGATGCCCGGGATGGTAATTTGGAGTCTTATTCTCCTCGGGATACCCGTGCCAATGACATTCAAGCACTCTGGTATAACCAATTGCTTGCTGGTGTTTACTTTGCTGAATATATGGATGACAAAGTGAATGCTGATAAATGGAAGGGCATTGCTGAAACCTTGAAGCATCATTTTGAGGTCGATTTCTTTGATCAAGCTCATCCTTATTTAGCAGACAGACTGGACGCAGAAGACAAGCCTGAATTCTCCCTGCGCCCGAACCAGTTATTTGCTTTTGAAATGTTTGACGATAATGATTTTAAGGCTAGAGCGATTCGTACCGCGTGGGAAGAGTTGGTTTATCCATGGGGCGTTGCTTCGCTAGATAGACATCATCCATTGTTCCGCCCGTTTCATTTAACTTCTCATTATCCGAAAGACGAGGCTTACCATAACGGTGCGGTTTGGATTTGGCTTAATGGTATTGCGATGCAGCGTATGATTGAAGCGGGGCAGGAAGAAACCGCCTATCAGCTATTCAAGAATATGAACTGGCAGGCCTTGAATTTGGGTGTAGTCGGAGGACTTAGTGAGAATATGGATGCTTATCCGCTGGAAGGTGAGAGCTGGGCGAAGTTGACGGGTGCATACCTACAAGCTTGGTCTAATGCTGAGCAGCTGCGTGTGTGGTATCAATACTTCTTAGGGATCCGTCCGGACCTGATTAACAATACACTGACGATTGCTCCAAGAATTCCCCAAGAGCTTGAATCCTTGGCCTATGATGTGAATATAGGGAATGGACGTATTAAAGCTACATATAACCGTGGACTTGAAACAACATACTCCTATACATTCAAGAATGTAGGACTGGAAGTTATGATCGATGTGTCCCCTTTTGAAACGGTATCGCTTGAAGTTAAGCCAAATATGGAGCTGGTTGTAAGACAGGATGATCATATACTGGCAGTTACCTTATATGATGAGAATCGTCAAATACTCAAGGAGATTCAGTCAGGGCTATGCGAATCACGTGTTATACAAAATAAGCGGAATAACGAGTTGTTAAAAGATGTTGAGTTTGCAAAGCCGCTAAGCTTGGACAATCACCCTTGTATAAAGCTGTAG
- a CDS encoding sugar phosphate nucleotidyltransferase, with the protein MQIVLLSGGSGKRLWPLSNEIRSKAFLRLLPTENGGMESMIERVCRGLEEAGLLDSSSIVTHRSQVEITRKSVGDQVSLLAEPQKRGTFTAVALAASYLHSVKKIDLEEIIVVIPVDSYVEASFFKQLQRFPNVLSESQADIALIGVTPEFPSTQFGYILPSEGSRGTSFLNVEQFAEKPDEARAAEFISRGGLWNCGVFSCSLGHLLSCMAGRDLPVDYIQLLERYDELPERSFDYEVLEHTRRAVVIPYSGVWADIGSWDALASHLQEKVIGRGSISEDSKGTHLVNELSCPVHIIGAPGLIVAVGPDGILVAGIEQAKRIKQKLEGHAAKPMIEEKRWGSSRILDFSRTATGVEVTTSKIAMLAGKHTSYHFHRHTKEIWSFLSGSGEYRMNGILHVVAAGDTVTVPAGARHGLRAITPLELIIIELVAFPDVGDYVRVSAGWEGEKDTLDN; encoded by the coding sequence TTGCAAATCGTACTCCTTTCAGGGGGATCGGGGAAGAGGCTGTGGCCGTTGTCGAATGAGATCAGGTCAAAAGCATTTTTAAGACTTCTTCCCACAGAAAATGGCGGTATGGAGTCGATGATCGAGCGAGTATGCAGAGGGCTGGAGGAGGCAGGATTGCTGGATTCAAGCTCCATTGTAACCCATCGCAGTCAGGTGGAGATTACCCGCAAATCCGTTGGCGATCAGGTTTCCTTGCTGGCGGAGCCGCAGAAGCGGGGAACCTTTACTGCGGTCGCGCTGGCGGCGAGCTACTTGCACTCCGTGAAGAAGATAGACCTAGAAGAGATTATAGTCGTCATTCCGGTGGATTCATATGTGGAGGCTTCCTTTTTTAAGCAGCTTCAACGGTTTCCCAATGTACTTTCAGAATCACAGGCGGATATTGCCCTGATAGGTGTTACACCTGAATTCCCCTCCACACAGTTTGGATATATTTTACCAAGTGAAGGTTCACGTGGTACGTCCTTTCTAAATGTTGAGCAGTTCGCAGAGAAGCCGGATGAAGCGAGGGCCGCCGAGTTTATTTCCCGTGGAGGACTGTGGAACTGCGGTGTGTTCTCCTGTTCGTTGGGGCACTTGCTTTCTTGTATGGCTGGAAGGGATCTTCCAGTGGATTACATTCAGCTGCTGGAGCGGTATGACGAATTGCCAGAACGAAGCTTTGATTATGAGGTGCTGGAACACACGCGGCGAGCGGTAGTTATTCCCTATAGCGGGGTATGGGCGGATATTGGCAGTTGGGATGCGCTTGCTTCTCATTTGCAAGAAAAAGTAATTGGCAGGGGAAGTATCTCTGAGGATTCAAAAGGAACACATTTAGTCAACGAGCTCTCTTGTCCTGTGCATATCATCGGTGCCCCAGGTTTGATCGTGGCGGTAGGTCCGGATGGCATTTTGGTTGCTGGGATAGAGCAGGCGAAACGGATCAAGCAGAAGCTGGAGGGTCATGCCGCGAAGCCGATGATTGAAGAGAAGCGGTGGGGGAGCTCCCGTATTTTGGATTTCTCACGAACAGCAACAGGAGTTGAGGTTACGACTTCCAAAATCGCCATGTTGGCAGGGAAGCACACCAGCTATCATTTTCACAGGCATACTAAAGAAATATGGTCTTTTCTTTCCGGTAGTGGAGAGTACCGTATGAACGGCATTCTTCATGTGGTTGCTGCCGGAGACACGGTCACGGTACCTGCGGGTGCGAGACATGGTCTGCGGGCGATTACACCGCTCGAATTGATCATCATTGAACTGGTGGCATTTCCTGACGTTGGGGATTATGTGCGCGTTTCTGCCGGATGGGAGGGGGAGAAAGACACCCTTGATAATTAA
- a CDS encoding DUF445 domain-containing protein, with translation MRSKNLATMSLAFMACGFLITLFLPENLAVILLRGGFEAGLVGGIADWFAVTALFRHPLGLRIPHTSLLLKNRDKIIQSLITAMETELLNKESIENKLRKFGIMSMGSKLLTKFFSKKKARAQILEQFSEFVSRLPVEKAVPFLQKAASEYIHEAELGVAADKIVTKLMNAGKDVAALDYALEGVSNWSGRPETKAMLGKIASEKLAEVKLGGLKGMAFQAFVGFMDADMLGEMLQGMLQSGIRDFREEDSPYREEIIREIRVALFQIVNDEAKLASLKEWALNELEGEAATAFLHTQLENVRSKVLSLLEEDRAAGGRKLFALYTLLMRRISKEQEWISSWEERIRASLIAFVEANHFRIGLLVKENLESMDDASLVNMLEDKVGKDLQWIRVNGALCGFVVGLVLTIVQFI, from the coding sequence GTGAGATCCAAAAACTTAGCCACCATGTCACTCGCCTTTATGGCATGTGGGTTTCTGATTACACTATTTCTACCTGAGAATCTCGCTGTGATTCTACTAAGAGGCGGCTTTGAGGCCGGTCTGGTAGGGGGGATTGCCGACTGGTTTGCGGTAACCGCGCTGTTCCGCCATCCGCTGGGTCTGCGTATTCCACATACCTCACTGCTGCTCAAGAATCGGGATAAGATTATCCAGTCGTTAATCACCGCTATGGAGACTGAGCTACTGAACAAAGAGAGTATTGAGAACAAGCTGCGCAAGTTTGGTATTATGTCTATGGGTTCCAAGCTGCTGACGAAGTTCTTCAGCAAGAAGAAGGCAAGAGCCCAAATCCTGGAGCAGTTTAGCGAATTCGTGTCACGTCTTCCGGTAGAGAAGGCTGTACCATTCCTTCAAAAGGCAGCTTCCGAATATATTCATGAAGCCGAGCTTGGGGTTGCGGCTGATAAAATTGTCACTAAATTGATGAACGCTGGAAAAGATGTAGCTGCTCTGGATTATGCGCTGGAAGGGGTATCTAATTGGAGTGGGCGCCCCGAAACGAAAGCTATGCTGGGTAAGATCGCCAGTGAGAAACTGGCTGAAGTGAAGCTTGGCGGACTTAAAGGTATGGCTTTTCAGGCTTTCGTTGGGTTCATGGATGCGGATATGCTTGGTGAAATGTTGCAAGGTATGCTACAGTCCGGTATCCGCGATTTTCGTGAAGAGGATAGCCCCTACCGTGAAGAGATCATCCGGGAAATTCGGGTGGCGCTGTTCCAGATTGTTAATGATGAAGCTAAGCTGGCGTCATTAAAAGAATGGGCACTGAATGAGCTTGAGGGAGAAGCAGCAACCGCTTTTCTGCATACTCAATTGGAAAATGTGCGTAGTAAGGTACTCTCCTTATTGGAAGAGGACCGGGCAGCTGGAGGACGCAAGTTATTTGCGCTCTATACCCTGCTTATGCGTCGTATTAGCAAGGAACAAGAATGGATCAGTAGCTGGGAGGAGCGGATTCGCGCTTCATTAATTGCATTTGTAGAGGCTAACCACTTCCGGATCGGTCTCTTGGTGAAAGAGAATCTGGAAAGCATGGATGATGCTAGTCTAGTGAACATGCTGGAGGATAAAGTGGGTAAAGATCTTCAGTGGATTCGTGTGAACGGCGCCTTATGCGGTTTTGTTGTAGGGCTTGTACTTACGATTGTTCAATTTATTTAA